The Branchiostoma lanceolatum isolate klBraLanc5 chromosome 1, klBraLanc5.hap2, whole genome shotgun sequence genomic sequence GATTATGGCATCAACTTCAACAGATACGTGCAACCACCAAAGCCTAATACCCGCCGTCTTGCTGACGTTTACGTGTCAGGAGAGTTGAGAAAGAAatcgtttttgacgtcttttaggtTGTTTTTCTATGTCGAAATTTCTATTCTgtcacgttttctttatgtcgccaagtgAAACAGAAATTGTACTTACGCATCGTCCATGATGATCCTCTTGTTCGCCGGTAAGAAGGCGTACTGGGGGAACACCTTCCGTAACACCGCCGGAGCGACGTACACAAACACCAGCAGGAAGAAAACCGCGGAGCCGCACAGGGTGGCCAGGTTAGTGGCCTCCAGCACGGGACCAGGATTATGTACAGCTGCTGGGTGCTCCATCTCAAACCAGAGCAAGCTGATAGCAGGCCCAAACATACACAACTTATTGCttacattacaagctatctgccaatacaaaatcaagaccatagcatatccaggtcaaaagatacaaaaacagaagttctgctgcagtaccaaggtcacttaCTAGGGTACCCGAAATCGACCATGACTTACGTTttcccaacacccgcccacataccaaatatcagcacaatccatcaagaggttcttgagttatgctgactacattagtccggaaacacaaacagacacacacacacagacacacacacagacacaaccacacaaaactatatctccatttttcatgcagaTAATGATGTTGTTCACTTTTGGTAAAAAGAAATGGTTTAGAGCTAGAGTACGGGACAGTGGAATCACAGGATTGTTCAACTATCTAAAGGCAAAAATTTAAACCCAACGTACACAAAACGTTGCATCCAGGCTAATGGGGCACACACCAAGTTTAGAACAATATATGGAAGGTAGAcgtgatataacgttatgtataatATTCAGACGCACCTGTAAAACCGCGGAGACCTGTTCAAAACGCGCTGATACTGACGGCTTGAGATGAGTATACTCAAATCGCTACATGTGGCTAGCCCTTCTGCCACGTATGAAGGACTGTCACTAGGAAGATGTAAAGAACAAAGTCCACTGATATACCATTGTGTAAAATCAGATTTGTCAACATTCCCAGGGGATATGTGCTCTGCTTGGGTAGCTTatctctaaagcccccctctcactgcacccgcgacacgctggcggcgtcgctacatcctaaactggatttgtgttacccttgactttataatgggaatatcattcaaagcgtAAAgctatgaccaaaaagacaacaaaacacacaaagcttgaaaaggttcgttttttgtcgataagATTCGTTGTGCGCTCTGtcgattcgatcggccgcagcgacgcgcCGCTAGCGTGcggtgggtccagtgagaggggggctttagttgATGCTGGGGTGGATAGTTACGTCTCCTGACTACCACGCGACTGCGTCTCCAGTTGGGGAAAGATCGGCTTGTATGATTCTGATCAGTAAATTTAGAGAAGCCCGACAGAAAACTACCCACATGAGAACACTGCTTGGCAACCTAGTACCTATAATGGTCCTTGCAGATATCCGACTAAGCACTGTGACTAGGCTTCTTTtctgtgcgcgcgcgcgtgtgtgtttgtgtctgtttgtgcttccggatttttgtagtcagtataactcaagattcaagaacctctcaatggattatgatgatatttggtatgcagacAGGTAATGAAATGACATaggtcaaggtagattttgagccccctagtatttgaccttgatactgcagcagtttttcctttttttttactatccTTTGAACTGGACGTGCTAttatcttgattttttggtggcagttagcttgttatctccatgcaaaaatatatatagttttatttagttttgagagatatagttttgggtgtgtgtgtctgtgtgtgtgtttgtttgtttgtctgtttgtttgtttgtttgtttgtctgtctgtctgtttgtctgtttgtgtttccgcactactgtagtcagcataactcaagaacctcttgatgaattacgatgatatttggtatgtgggcaggtgttgtgaagccgaagttcaaggtcgattctgggccccctggtatgtgaccttggtactgcagcagaacttcaatttttgtatcttttgacctggacgtgctgtggtcttgatttttgggtggcagatagcttgtgatgtaataaagaagtggtgtaggtttgggacccctagcagcttcctctggaactgcaggggcgtttttgtgaacattttctaaggagaataactgaacaaaggaacaacggatttccatgatatttagtatgcaggtagcttcgatagagatataaacaatgaagtgcaaattatgctaattgggacttaatttgcatagctaatgaggaaaatctatacagacgaagccacttaattgcacctcggataaacgcaccttccatttaattgcaccgaatcccaatatccaaaaccgcttcccattcactgcattgttagtgactccgcatatctgcaccgcacatggtcaccaatgccggataactgcaccaatttttttcaaaaatcctcgacaagttaactgaaaaggtgcgctcaaatcggcaaacgcggtacaaatgagccgatacctgccggtgtaaaggcgcaataccgccaatatgttcaaaactgttttgagtagcaaaagaaggcggtctccattgacagttacgttgataggaatcgtatgggaggtcccgggcgggtcacccgtaatcagtaaccaagttttagtttcaattcatagtttcatggcggtacataatttacgtaaatcgacaactgcactcttcgtaatgtaacacagaaactgttatcccatgagtgtcatgacgatgtttcatagtgcctcccctgtaacactacgtgtgttgtaatgcggtagatcgcatggaaaaatgaaagaatgcaaaatcaaaacaggttcgtagtcatttctttattttcagcaaagggtcaataaataaagttaataactgaataatttcgtctgttttctttgtgctagtgtttctgactaacaatacacgccctcgcccatggtggtgcagtccagctgggcatttcgcataatcgcaccagccggataattgcaccaaaaacgctgacaaatgggtggtgcagttaagcggattttactgtatttgcagtgttttccattatcagactcaaatacatgaaacgtatgtagtttatggaaagtggatcatcaacagataccaattatgcaaataaattcctaatttgcataattaatgcaaaacaccatatctcatctaattggaaaattataggactgtcaatatgatacttagtatgcaggtagcttagacagagatatacataatgtagtgcaaattatgctaattgtgacttaatttgcatagctaatgaggaaaatctatatttgcagtatttttcattatcagactcaaatacatgtaacatatgtagttaattgtgaaagtggagcatcagatACCAATTATTGAAATGAattccttatttacataattaatgcaaaaacaccataattcatttaattggaaaattagaggactgtcaatattgcaacatgtgttagttagataaaggtgttaatgaccaagcatatattatgcaaatgtgtaagtcatttgcatgaatagaattgttcatggagatatgaggtcgtggaccTCTTGTTGTAATTGTGTTGTGCTGTTCAACAAATCAAGAAGAACCTCTTATAAACTGATGGATGAAGCTCCAGTGTAATGCGCTGCTTTAATGACAGCTAGACAATAAAAGTGGATCGATATACGTATCCAGGAAAATGATAGATCGCAACTATCGAATAGAATACGAAATCAATATAATTCAAATCACTTCACAATGCCACTCTTTTCTTGTTATACAAATGCCAGTTTCTCTTATATTTGTTTCTCAATTTGGTGGCTCACTAAGGTGTCtctcttttctttcatttttgaggctaccaacttcgacttgctgaagattttgtagcctatatGCCGACTGTAAGGtcttggaccatcgcacaccggggcatgcccctactctttttcgaaagatgtggtgggtatTTTAACGTGCATGGGGTgtgactctccccaaacacgggacctccatttaacgtcctatccgagggacgtccctaaccctagatgagctaggtactcatttacacctgagtgaagtgaggaaagtcgtgttaagtgcctttcccaagggcacaacgtcggggcgcaagttcggacatgtctctgggcacaacctaggattagatcccgggtaccattgtttgacagccgtgcgCTCTACGCtcgcgccacacgacgccacaatgCGCGTCTTGGATCGTCGTTTCTTGGTGGTTTACTGCTTGGTCGGCCATTCTCTTCGCAGTGCCCCCCACACCGTCGCATGGCCCTTTGCTGTGACCGGCTTCGAAATAGTTCCAACACGCAGGTACTCCAAAGAGAGATTCGTGGTCAGAAAGGATACTGAACATTGTCTTGTTTCGGTACTGGGAGCTAGGACTATCTGTCCAGTAATGAATGTAGCTTATAGCAGGATGTTTCTGCTTGACTTCGGGCACAACCCTCTTTAATATAGCAAACACAGTTGCCGCATTGTGCCCCAATTCGTCAGAGACTACACAGATGGATTCATGTTGTAGTTCTCCGTTTTCACTTTTGTAATAAATAACGGTTGGGTGTAATGTGACCATATCACAGTTCCAGTACGCCGATTGGATCTCGTCATTACTCTTGACTTTGTAGTTTTCGGCAAAGTCCATCTGAATCACAATGTGATTTTGATCCAGGTTTTCTTTGAGAGTTTTTAACTGACTGTACTGCTCGTTTGCACGAGCAACGTGCTGTCGGAAATGTGGCACCTCTTCTTTGAACTTAGCACAGAACGCTGTTGTCTCCACTTCTGACGTCacaattttcattttcttttttccatCAACTTCCACTCTTTTCCATTCATCGTATTTAATGTTCCCATCTGGTGGCAGATTCGACAGAAGTGATTCAACCTTGTCTGCATCCGGAAAAGCCTGGAGGAAGTTATCTGGGTTTGTCGTCTTTACACAGTTGTGTTGCTTTAGTGTCTTTAGTTTTAACGCGAAGTTCTGGTGCCTTGTGCAGAGACAGGTGTTCCTAGATAGGAAACACGCTAGTTTCATATTTTGCGGTCTCATCTTGGCAAAATGACTTAGTGAGATTTTGATACCCGTTTCAGCTTCAAACTTATCTCTTAGAGTAGACAGATAATTTGATAGTATTCTGACTTGCAACTTCTCCTTCCTAACTTTTTTGCAATCATTTTTCCCTGGCATCATCCTCGAGTTGTCATCTCTTTCCAGGAACTCTTGAACTTGTCGCCGTAGTCGTGCCCGCGCAAGGGAACGTCTGGTTTTCCTGTGTTTGGTGTTTCGAGCGTTTCTGGCAAACCCAAGTTCATTGGAAAGTGTATTCATCAGCCTATATTTCTTCATCACCTTCCCAGCCACCATCCTTCTGATGACTCTTTTCCCCTCTGTCTTCTTTTTCTCGTACCGCTCTCTCAATCCGGATGTGAAAACATTTGAGAACAAGATTTTCTTCCGTAACGAGCTCGGTACTCTCCGTGGTGTTAGCCCTGCCTGGCGTATCTCAGCATCGGTTTTGCTGCGTGGTGTTAACCGCGTTGGTACTTTCATCTCTTTCATCTTCAGTCGCTCCAGCCGTTTCTCCAACTTCCGTTTTGCTTTTAACGTTTTGTCCAACTTATACTGCATTTGTTTGATTTTACTGCTGGGGCCACTTTTCTTCTGAGCGAAGTCCATTTTGATCTTCAGTTTTGGCAGACGTTCACGTTTTGCTTTCTGTCTCCTCATCTTCTCTCTTCCCTTTGCCCTTCTTTTCtctaaatcttccttacttgccaAAACCGCCGGTGTGTAATAT encodes the following:
- the LOC136422827 gene encoding plectin-like encodes the protein MGKTRAEIQKAYRERKKAKDGAAYRKKEVDRVMKYYTPAVLASKEDLEKRRAKGREKMRRQKAKRERLPKLKIKMDFAQKKSGPSSKIKQMQYKLDKTLKAKRKLEKRLERLKMKEMKVPTRLTPRSKTDAEIRQAGLTPRRVPSSLRKKILFSNVFTSGLRERYEKKKTEGKRVIRRMVAGKVMKKYRLMNTLSNELGFARNARNTKHRKTRRSLARARLRRQVQEFLERDDNSRMMPGKNDCKKVRKEKLQVRILSNYLSTLRDKFEAETGIKISLSHFAKMRPQNMKLACFLSRNTCLCTRHQNFALKLKTLKQHNCVKTTNPDNFLQAFPDADKVESLLSNLPPDGNIKYDEWKRVEVDGKKKMKIVTSEVETTAFCAKFKEEVPHFRQHVARANEQYSQLKTLKENLDQNHIVIQMDFAENYKVKSNDEIQSAYWNCDMVTLHPTVIYYKSENGELQHESICVVSDELGHNAATVFAILKRVVPEVKQKHPAISYIHYWTDSPSSQYRNKTMFSILSDHESLFGVPACWNYFEAGHSKGPCDGVGGTAKRMADQAVNHQETTIQDAHCGVVWRE